A segment of the Desulfofundulus kuznetsovii DSM 6115 genome:
TAAATAGGGTGAACACTGCAAGAAGGGTGTACCAAAACAACTTCCGGGAACTCAATACCCGTAACCTCCTTTGCCGTGCCGGATTTATTCTGGCACCGGGTTTTCCTTTTTATGCAACTACCTATTGACATGGGAGGGGGACTGATCTATACTGGATGATAGTTTTACTAAGTAGTATTTTATCATGTTAAAGCAAAGAAGGATCGTGGGGGTGTTTTATTTGAAGTTGCGTTTGGGCTTGCCAAAGGGGAGCCTGCAGGAAGCCACTTTTCAGTTATTCAAGCGGGCCGGCTTTAGTATAGCGGTCAAGAGCCGTTCTTACTTTCCCAGCGTTGACGATCCGGAGCTGGAAATAGTGTTAATGCGTGCGCAGGAAATCCCCCGGTATGTGCATGAGGGTGTGCTGGATGCGGGCATCAGCGGCCTGGACTGGATCATGGAAAATGAGGCCGACGTGGTGGAGGTGGCCGAGCTTGTTTATTCGAAACAAACCACCAACCCCATCCGTCTGGTGCTGGCCGTGGCCAATGATAGCGATATCCGGACGGTGGCCGATTTGCAAAACAAGCGCATTGCCACCGAGCTGGTCCGGGTGACCAAAAAGTTTCTTGCCAGCCACGGCGTAGAGGCTTATGTGGAGTATTCCTACGGTGCCACCGAGGTGAAGGTGCCTCATCTGGTGGATGCTATAGCCGATCTTACGGAAACCGGCAGCTCGCTAAAAGCCAACAATTTAAGGGTGATTGCCACCATTTTGGAATCAACCCCCCGCCTCCATGCCAGCAAAAAGACCTGGGAGGATCCCTGGAAACGGGAGAAGCTGGAAAACCTGGCCGTGCTGCTGCAGGGGGCGCTCCGGGCCGACGCCAAGGTAGGCTTAAAGATGAACGTGCCCAGGGAGAAGCTGGATGATGTGCTGGCGTTGTTGCCGGCCATGAAACACCCCACCATTTCCCAGCTGGTAAATAGTGACTGGTGTGCGGTGGAGGTAATTATGGATGAGAAAAAAGTACGGGATTTGATCCCGGCCTTAAAAAGGAACGGTGCCCATGACATCATTGAGTACCCGTTGACCAAGGTTATTCCCTGAAGGCGGGCATGCACGTTACCCTGAGCTGACTTCCGGAGTTCGCCAGTTCTAAACTTCCCCGGGCCGGGGAAGTTTTTATTTTGCTGGCCGGCAGGTTTATCAGAAAGTTTTTAGAATTTAACCGTAAGGGGATCATTCTTGTGGGGAGGGATCGCGATTGCCCGGCAATAAACTGGAGGTGCTGGACAGTATTTTTTACCCCCGCAGTGTGGCTGTAATAGGGGTCACCGAGTCGAGCGACCGGGTAGGTTACAACCTTTTACAAAGTCTTATCTACTCGGGGTTTCAGGGCAAGATTTATCCAATACATCCCCGCCTGGAGAGCTTGCAGGGCCTGCCGGTATACCGTTCCCTGGAAGAAGTGCCCGGACCGGTGGATGTGGCGGTAATTGGGGTAAATCAGTTTGCTACCGTGGAAGTGGTGGAGCAGTGCGGTAAAAAAGGAGTGAAAGGAGTCATCTGCGTAGCAGGCGGTTTTCGAGAAATGGGGCCGGCAGGGAAGGCCCTGGAGGAACGCCTGATTGCCGTAGCCCGGCAATATAACATGGAAGTGGTTGGCCCGAACACCCTGGGGCTGATTAATACCCGGGCCAATCTGAACGCCACTTTTTACCCCCTGCGGTTACCCTCGGGCAAAGTTTCATTTGTCAGCCAGAGTGGTGGCGTGGGGCTTACCATACTTCACAAAGCCATGGATGAGGGTCTGGGCGTTAACAAGTGGGTGGGGGTGGGCAACCGCAGCACCCTGGAGTTGAGCGATTACCTGGAATACCTGGCCCGGGACGACAGCACGGCGGTCATTGGTGTTTTTGTGGAAGGCACCGATGATGCCCGGCGCCTGGTACAGGTGGCCGGGGAGGTGGCCCGGCGTAAGCCGGTGGTATTTTATAAGGTAGGGCGTTCAGATACGGTGAACCTTGCCGCTGTTACCCATACCGGCAGCATGGCCGGCAGCTATCAAATGTACAGGCAGATACTGCAACAATTCGGTCTCTTGGTAGTGGAGAATGCTTTGGAAATGATGGCTGCCTGTAAAGCCCTGGCCATGGCTCCCATTCCCCGGGGAAACGGGGTGGGGGTGGTGACCCATACGGCGGGTCCCAGTATCGTACTGCTGGATGAAGTAAACCTGCGGGGCGGGGTATTCCCTCCCTTTGCTGAGAGTACTATGGACAGAATCAAAGAGGTACTGGGACAAAACCCCCCGGTGGTGCTCAAAAACCCCCTGGATGCGGCGGGACAGGGCATGCAGGCGGCTGCCATTGGCCGGCTGGTGGAAGCGGTGCTGGATGATCCTCGAATCGATCTCCTGGTGGCCATCTACTGCCTTCACCTGAACTGGCGCTGTCCTACTCCGGAACTCCTGGCCGCACAAAAGCGGAGCGGCAAGCCGGTGGTGGCCCTGTACATTTCGACCCAGGAACAAGTAAGGGAAGAGAGGGAAGTGTTGCACTCCCGAGACATCCCCGTCTACATTACCCCCGAGGAGGCGGCCTGGGGAGTGTCGGCCCTTTTACATTACGCCCTGCAACGAGGAGGGATCAGCCGGTGAACGTTGCAGAATTCTTAGCTGAGGCCCGGGCTGCCGGGCGCCGGTATTTATGTGAGGATGAGGTGAAGGAAATCCTGGGTGGGGTGGGAATACCCGTACCCCCCTGCCTCCTGGCTCATAATGAGGAGGAAGCGGTGGAGCGGGCCGGGGAATTGGGTTATCCCGTGGTTTTGAAGGTGCGGTCCCCTTTAATCACCCACAAGTCGGATACAGGTGGGGTGGCCCTGAACCTGGTGGATAGCCGGCAGGTGCGCCTGGCCTACCGGGAGATCATGGCCCGGGCGAGGGCAACAGATCCCGCGGCTGCAGTAACGGTGCAGCCCATGGCAAGCCCGGGGAGGGAAATGATTATCGGGGTTACTACCGACCGGCAGTTCGGACCCGTGCTCATGTGCGGGCTCGGTGGGGTGTTTACAGAAATTCTGGGGGATGTCAGCTTTCGTCTAGTTCCCGTAAGCCCCGGTGTGGCCAGGAACATGATCCGGTCATTGCGGGGGTACCGTTTGCTGGCCGGGTACCGGGGTGCCCCGCCCGCAGACGAAGAAGCTCTCGTCAATATACTGGTTAAGATTTCCGATCTGGTGGCCAGCTATCCCCAAATCCAGGAGATGGATTTAAATCCGGTAGTTGTTTATGACCGGGGCGCGCTGGTCCTGGATGCACGGATGGTGCTGGCAGGGTAGGATTTTTGCCGGGCTATGAAAGCGGCCCGGCATTTTTTGTGGGTTACTGGTGCCAATAAAATCCTTGTCAGAAATGGCCGGAAAAGTATATCCTATATTGGAGGAATGGCCGCAGCCTGATGCCCTTTGCGTATGCTCAATTCCCGGCAAAAAAACAGGAGAAGAGGGTTGATTTAGTGATTCCTTTACGCGATAGCATCCGCCCGCGGCGCAGGCCCTTTGTGAACTGGCTCTTAATTTTGACCAACTTGTGGGTTTTCTTTTTTAAAGAACTGGGCCTTTCCCAGGCACAACTAAGCGAGCTTTTCTATAACCTGGGCGTTATTCCCGTCCAGGTAACCCATGCCCTCCAAACCGGGGCGCCGCTGGAACCCCTATTGCTGCCTTTTATTACAGCTATGTTCTTGCATGGCGGGTGGGTACACCTCGGAGGCAACATGCTGTATCTTTGGATCTTCGGGGACAACGTGGAGGACCGGCTGGGCCACTTTCGTTTTCTGCTCTTTTATTTGCTCTGCGGCATGGTGGGAAGCCTGGCCCATATACTGGCCAACCCAACTTCACCCGTACCGGTTATCGGTGCCAGCGGGGCAATTGCCGGGGTTCTGGGCGGGTACTTTGTTACCTTTCGCCATTCAAGGATCCTGGCCCTGGTGCCGGTGTTCTTTTTCCTCACCCTGATGGAAGTGCCGGCGGTGATTTTCCTGGCCCTGTGGTTTGTCATCCAGCTCTTCAACGGGGCGGCTTCCCTGGGTGGGGTGGTAAACCCCGTGGCCTGGTGGGCCCATGTGGGAGGTTTTGTAGCCGGAATGATCTTAATAAAGCTTTTGGCCCCCCGGAGCCGGATACGTAACGAATATCCCTGGTGGTAATGGTGTACGTATTATATTATCAAAGGAAGTAAAACAGCGCCCCCAGGGCGGTGGTGGCCGGCAGGGTGAAAACCCACGCTAAAAGAATTCTGGCCACTGTGGGCCAGGATACGGCCTTTGTTCCCCGGGTTAGGCCAACTCCAGTGATGGAAGAAGAAATGACATGGGTGGTGCTGACGGGTAATCCCAAAAGGGTGGCCGTGAAAATCACCAGGGCCGAGCCCATATCCGCGGCAAAGCCTGCGGGCGGGTCAAGATGAGTGATGCCCCTGCCCACCGTACGGATGATCCGCCAGCCGCCGCAGGAGGTTCCCAGCGCCAGGGCCAGGGCCGAAAGGACTTTGACCCACAGGGGGACCACAAAACTCTCCTGGTATCCGGTCAGGACCAGGGCCAGGGTAATTACCCCCATGGTTTTTTGCGCGTCGTTGGTGCCGTGGGAAAAGGCCTGGAGGGCGGCGGCCAGCCGTTGCCAGTGTTTGAACCGGCGGCTTAGACGGGGACCGGTCCGGCCCCTGGTCAGGGAAAAGACGATGGACATGACTGTGAAACCGGCAGTTACGGCTAGAGGTGGGGACAGGACCAGGGCTTGAAAAATAGTGGTCAGTCCGGCAAGGTTAACCCCCATCAGGCCTGTTGCGGCCAGGGTGGCGCCGGTTAAGGCGCCTACCAGGGCATGGGAAGAACTGCTGGGTAGCCCGCCAAACCAGGTAAAGAGGTTCCAAACAATGGCCGCCAGCAGGGCGGCCAAAATAGTTTTGGGATTGTTGAAAAGGACGGCGGTATCAACAATGCCTTCGGCAATGGTCAAAGCCACCCCGGTAAATGTGAGCGCCCCCAGAAAGTTCATGGCGGTGGCCAGAAGGATGGCCAAGCGGTTTGTCAGGGCGCCGGTGGCCAGGGAGGTGGCCACGGCGTTGGCGGTGTCATGGAAACCGTTAATAAAGTCAAAGGCCAGGGCCAGGCAAATAATCAGTATAAGGACTTCACACACTGGACTAGCCCCTTTGCTTTTTTAGAAAAAGTTTTTAGTAAAAGCATATTATCCAGGCTTTGGAGTAATTACCTCATTCTGCTTGCTTGCTGAAATAAAAACTGCCAGCAGGGTAAATACTAGAATAGGTCCTCACGTTCAGGGAAAGAAAGTCAGAGGGGATGGTGGTAATGCAAAAGGATATTTGTGTGGTGGGGATTTTAGTGGATGGGCGGGCAGACAGGGCGCCCGAGGTGCAGCAGGTGCTTACCAGGCACGGTTCCAGGATTTTAAGCCGGTCGGGGATTCCGGATCCCAGCCGCAGGCGGGGGATTATCACCCTGACCGTGGAGGCCGATGAAAGCGAGCGCAAGACGCTGGAGCGGGATTTGCAGCAAATCGAAGGAGTGGTGGTAAAGTCGGTTGCCCTGGGGCCGGCGTTAATGTAAATTAAGTTTTTAAATAAAAAATCCCGGTTAAGCATGGCCGGGACTTTTTACTACAGGTTCCCAAGCCCCTGCTTTGAGCATGTTTTGCCGCACCTGTTCTTCTGCGTACTTGAAAAATTCCTCCAGGTCTGCTTCCACGATGTGCCGGGCCGTGGCAATAAGCCGGGCTGTCCGCTCGATGTCGATGCGGATGCGGTGTTTGTAAAACATCTGCACATCGTACTTGGCCGCCAGGGTGCGGGGGGTAAGCCGGGCTATTTCAATGTAATAGGGAAAGTTATGGATGCGCTGGTAAAGCCGGCGGGGCTCCACGCCGTATAGCGGGGCCACCCGCCGGCTGATTTTATCGATCAGGACGGCATTGCTAAAGGCGGCGGCCAGGGCCCGGCCGTAAAAGCTACCCTCGCCGGTGATGAGTTCAATACCCATCTCCACGATGTTATGGCTTTTCCACCAGCCCATGGCTGGAGGCAGATTGCATGCCCGGATGGTTTCCTCCACTATAGGGCGGCCCTTTTCAAAGCAGTAACCCCGTTCGTAGTGAAGGTATTTTTCATCCCCATAGTAATCCAGGCCCTCCGGGGTAACCCCGTGGGTCAGTACCCCCCGGGCAAAATCCCGCAGCTGGGGATCGTCCCCCAGGGCGGCCAGCAGCTCTTTCCCCCGTCCATGACTTTCTTCGCGGCCGGGGGCCAGGGCGGCAATCATATCGGGGAAAATGCTGCCTAAAACCAGGGCATCGGAAAGTTCCCCGCAAACTCTCTCGGCGAAGTAAACGTGGGTTTGAGGATACAACTTGAATACCCCCGCCGGGCAGATTGGATTGCTGGATATTCTTCTACCTCTCTATTTCGTTTTCCTACCGGAAAGGCAAATTTTCGTCTACCACCCTCTGAGGAGCAAAAAACTGGCTCCGGCCAGGAGCAGGGCAAGGGCAAAGGCGAGTCCCCGGATTTGCTTTTCTGCCTGGGAAAGCTCCTGTTCCAGGCGGGTGACGCGTTTTTCCAGTTCCTCCATGGCCGAGCGCCACTCCTGGTATCTATCGTGCAGGGCGGCGTTCAAACTGGTTACCTGCCCGTCCAGCTGTTTAAACCGCCTTTCAGCGGGGGTGACGATCCGCTGGCGGATGGTTTGGGCCAGGGAATCCACCACCTCTTTTTCCTTGCCCTGTGCGGTAGCCATGGCGTTAACCCTCCTTTGCCTGCTGAATGGCATTCCGCAGGGCAGTGAGTGTAACCAGGGGGGTTTCCGTCACGCGGTTTTCCAGCTGGTTGATTAATTCCCGGGTTTCCCGGTAAAAAGCAGTTTGCTGTTCCTGCAGTTCACCTATGGCGCGGGCCAGCTGGTTTATCTCCTGAACGAAAGGTTGCAGCAATTTTTCACGCAGGGTCACCAGGATTTCCTTCATCAACGCCTGAATTGCTTCATCCTGGGCCGTTTGCCTGACGGACATGAAAATCCCTCCCTAAATTTGATGAATGGCCCCTTTGAGCAAGGTTAGGAAGCGGGTTACTTCCTGCTGGGAATTTTGACGGACGATAGCTGTTACTTCTTTTTCCAAATCCACCAACAAGTCTTGTTTAATTTCATTTCCAATCTGATTGCTTACCTCCCGGATAATGCGCTTTAACCTTTCCTCAAGGATGCGGGCATTTTCCATAAGCGATAACCTCCCGGTTGCTTGAGTATCAGCCGGATCTCTTCCAGCTCCCGGCAATATTTTTCCAGCACCCGCCCGGTTGGAGATGATTCGTAGCCCTCCATGGTTAGCAGCTCCTTCATTTGCTCGATGCGGCGCAGAAGTACTTTCTCGCCCCGTTGGGTGAGGACAAACCGCTCCAGGCGGCGCAGAAACTGGTTAAAAGCAAAGTTGTTTTTATCCTTGAGGGCATCCAGGGCGGAAATGAAATGGATTTCCGGGGGCGCTGACGGGGCCAGTTCCCGGCGCAGGAACGCCGCCACCCGCTCTTTTTCATTGCGGTTTAAGGTATCAGCAAAGTTAATCACGCAAAAACAGTTCTCCCGAAGTTTTTCCGGGAAGGCCGTGTGCCGGAGGAGATCCCGGTGGGTGGGGGAAAGCATATGCCGGCCGTTAAAAAAGATTAGGTGTACGTCACTTTTACTCAGCCATCCTGCTACGGTTTTTGCGTAGCGGGTGTGCACCGAATCTGTTCCCGGAGTATCTACAAAGGTGGCCAGTTTGAACATTTCAGCCGGATGGTAGATGTCGATTCCATCTACAAGCAGGGCTTCTTCAGGGGTGACCATCAAATGTCTAAATTCCGCCAGTTCACCAGGATCCGCCAGACGGAAGGTTTTCTCCCGGGTATTATAAAAGGAGAGGCGTACTGCCGTTACCGCCCGGATGGCCCGTTTTGCCGGTATGGAACGGGTAATGGCCGGAACGTGGCTGTTAATGCCCGCCGGGGAGGCCCGCGGGCGGAAAAGGTTTTGGGTTTGGACCAGGAGTGTTGATAACTCTGCTATGTTTACCCGCGTAAATTTACCGCCGGTGCACACCTCAATTCCCCTGAGGGTTTTCAGGAATGGGGGTTTTTTAAGCCAGCCGTTCAGGACAGCCAGTTCCTCCCGGCATAAGAAAACTTCCCCGTCCCTTTCGTCCAGAAGGGAGAGGGTGACTTGCAGCGGGTAGTGGGCCACCGCCAGTTTTTCCGGCCCATGGTGCAGCCGGATAATGGAGGAAGTGGTGGATTTATCCTGGGCCGGCAGCAGGGCCTCCTCCATCAGGGCATTAAGAAAAGTGCTTTTCCCCGAGGAAAAGGGCCCCCAGAGGGTGATAAAAAAGCGGTCATTGGCCATGCTTTTGGCCAGCTCCCTCAGGTGTTCCCTCGTGGCAAGCGACTGTAGAGCCGGGTCCTTTAGTAAACGCCGTAATAAATTGAGCAGGCGCTCCTTAATTAATGTAAAATTGACGGTTTGCCACGCCTCCCGTTCAGCGGCTGGGGATACCGGTGCGGGGAGGACTTTCCGGTTATACGCGGCCAGTCTTTCCCGGATCCCGGAGCGCATTTGCTGCAACATTACAAATTGCTGCCCGGTTTCCAGTGCGGTGCGGGCGCGCTCGTAAATATCCCAGAACGTGCTTAGAAACAGCCCGTCTTCCTTGATGGAAAGCGTCCTGGCCAGCTGGCGGGGAATATGCTTGTCTTCTTCTTTGAACAACTTTTCAAGTTCCTTTAAGGCCAAAGAGGCCAGCTCTGTCTCTATAAACAGCCGCAGGTTTTCGACGCTTTCCTTATTTTTGGTGTCCAGATAGTTGACCGGGACCTCCCGGCCAAAAATTTCTCCTAAAGCAGTCCGGGTAGCCACAAGGGCGCTGCCGTCGGGGTGACCGCAGTTGCTGTTGATCCAGAAGGAAATCCGGTTAAAGCTGGGGAGGAACGGGCTCCCCTTTAAACGATACAGGAAATAGCGATCCTGTTCATCAAGGCCCCGCTGATGGAACAGGTAGAGGATAAAATCCGCCGCGGGAACGATTTTTTCAAGCAACTGGTTCTGGTTGGCGGCATCCAGCCCCGGGGTATCAATTAAGCTGCACTTTTTTAGCCAGGGGTTGGGCAGGGTGATTTCAACCCGGCTTACGCGGATGTTTTTTTGCCGCAGCAGGGAGACCAGCCTTTGCCGGGATTGGCTGGGTTTAAGTCTACTGTCTGCATGTATGGAAAAGATTTCGCCGTAGGAAAATAAGATGGGACAGGGGGTAGCCGGCAGGACGTCCACTGGTGAAATTTCTTCCTGCAGGAGAGCATTGATCAGAGTGGATTTTCCCGTGTTGTACGCTCCAACGATGGCGAGAGAAGGTCCAGGGCGTTGTAAAAGGTACTTTTCCCGTAATTCATGGATACGGTCTAAAAGGAGGGGCATTTGCCGCCGGGTTTCCGTAAAAAAAATCCTGCTCACTTTAAGACACGCTCCCCGAAAGGTCCGGCCAGTTTTTGTCTGGCCGGGAAATACCGTCCACCTGCCTATCTGCTATATATTAGCATTGGGGGACAAATATGACATTCGGGAAGGCGCGGATAATTAATTAACATTAATTAACCAGCACTGGAATTACCGGTTTGTGAATTGCCGGAGTCCATTTTATGCAAAACCTCGAGGACATGTTTTGCCCGGCGGTCATGCTGTTGTATCCTGGTAAAGAACTCGATTAAAAAGCGCCGCACCTTTTCGTCCCTGGCTACGGGGGGGCGACGCAGGTGCCGGATGAGCAGGATCATTGACTTTAAATGCTCCACCAGAGCCCGGTCGGGATCGCCGGTTAGCTCCATGCGGCGGATTTTCTGCGCGCAGGCCTGGCTTATTTCTGGCACCGTTTTTTCTTGCAGGTTTTGTAAAAAAGCGAGCAAATTGTGGACGTCCGGGCTCATCTCGTTCATCAATAACACCCCTTTAGGACATTTCTTTTGTTTTTAAGCTGGAATTCAGGTAAATTTCTTTTCGGTAAAAAAATTACAGGTTCCATATGCAGCTAGTGGATAAGGGAAGGGAGGGTAAGAAAGATTTCCAGCAGAAAGAGTAGCACGATGGCCAGTTCCAGCAGAACGGACTGCTGGTTTACCAGCCGGTTGCTGAGCATGGTATAATTTTGCATTATAACCGAGAGTTTGCGCTGGATACTTTCCACCCAGGCCCTGGTACGGAAAACGGATAAAGCGGCCCCGTATACCCGGGCATAGAAAACGTCTTCCGTTACTTTAAGGGAGTTTTGAATCCTTTCCAGGATTTCATTTATGTCGACAACCAGTTCCATTAAACGGTTCATAATGTGCCGGTAGTGCCCCAGGCGCCGCAACTGGGTAACCCGTTCGGCTTCTTCAATGTCATCGTACATTTTGCCCATTTCTTCACTGAGCAGGTTGTCATAATAGCGGAGTTCCAGCAGTTGTGTCAGGGCAAACTCCAGCAAGTCGGGGATGTCATGGCTGCCGGCCGCGTCGTATACCAGGGCTGAGGCCCAGGTAATAATGGTAAGATCATCCGGGCCATAAGAAAAGGAGTGCTGCAAGGTTTCCCTGCGCACCTGGGGGCTCACCGGTTCCGGTTCGGCCAGTAACAGGGGTACGGGATCCCACTCCTGGTTCCATTCCTGGAAGAAAAACAAAATATAATCTTCCTCGGCTCCCTTTAGTCCCGGGTGAATCATGGCTTTACCCAGGCCTTTTATTACTTCTTCTAGCTTGTTCTGGAAAATCCCTTCTGTTATCCCTTCCATTTCCTCGTTTTCGCATAAATACAGGGCCAGATCCCTGATCTCCTGATAACTGAATGCCGTAGGGAGCAAAATGTGCATGATCAGGCTGATTACGCCCAGGTCATAAATCTTGCCGGTGAAACGAACGCGGAAATCCCGCTGGCCCAGCTTCATCCATTCTTCTCCCAGTTCTACGGTTACGGGAGGATTGGGGATTTGTATGGATTTCAGCCGCGCCCGGGAAAGGCGCAACCTGGAAGTGGGTTTGGTATGGGCCAGCGTTTGTTCCACTATGTCCAGCTTGATCTCCTCTGCCACGTCGTACAAACGATAAAGCCATATAGAATTGGGCATCCTCATTCGATCCTTTCCGGTAAGATTCCGGGTAGGCTTTAACGCCGCGGTAGCCGTCTGTAAAAATATTATACCCTTGACAGAAGGGATTTGTAAGACGTATAATAAAAAGTGCGATGTCGGAGTGGCGGAACTGGCAGACGCGCACGTTTGAGGGGCGTGTGGGAAACCGTGCGGGTTCGAGTCCCGCCTCCGACACCACAAGTTTGCCGGGAAGCGGGCTTCTGTGAGGATCGCTGCACAGGGGCCTTTTGTTTTGCAGGTGTGTCGTGGGCAATTAAGTCCACGATTTCTTTTCTACATAATATTGCCCCGGGCCGTGCGCATTTTAAGGGTGGTGGCCGGGGTTTGTGAACAGTTCGCCTAAGTATTTGGTAGATTTCTAAGGTTGTGAAAAACTCGCCAGGCTAAACAGGCAATTGGCGGAAAAAGTATTTTCCACCATGCTGGACCTTTGTAAAATTAAATTAATCCCGCTGAGGTGGTATCCGAAAGGGGTGGTTGAAATGCGGGAATGGGTGAAGTACCTGGTGAGGAAATACCTGGAAGAACCATTCTGCCAGGTCGAGTTGATGCGTGCCGAGATGCTTAAAAATGATCAGGCCAGGCCGAAGCTTCGCCTGATCCGGGGGCATAAAAAATCTTACGCGCGTAATTTACCAGATGAAAGCCATTCCCTTCCCATAAATGGCTAAAATCACATGATAAACATGAAGATACCTTGTATCTTCAACAAGAGGCCTTCTAATTTATAGCCCTTTTCGCAGGCTGTCTTGTGCCAGGCTTCCTTTTCTCAGGAAAGTTCAGGGGTTCCCCAATTAAGGGGAGCCCCTGAACTTTAGGGCGACTTGCAAAAAGTGGCTTTCACACTGCTATGCTCGCATTGCATAGTGATGTATGTATATTTCGTAGTGGGGGAAATAGGGATCTTCGATGGTTACGGGAATTAGTTTTTCGGTGACCACGTGGCCATTTTCTTGCAGCCATTCCTTCAAAAAGTTAAATGTGGCCGGACGCCCCGGGTGGGAGATGAGAAGCTGGCCGCCCGGCCTCAGGCAACGGTTGAAAATATCGGTCAGGAAAGGATGAAATTTGGGGTCGTAGAGAATATCCGAGCCAATAACCCAATCGAATTGCCGGTCTATTTTAAAATCCCGCCAGTCGGCCAGCAGGCAATCAGCTTCCTTTACCCCGTGAAGTCCGGCGTTGGCCATACAAAGCTGCAAAGCTTCGGGCTTGTAGTCGGAAAAGGTTACCCTGGCTCCTTTGAGTCCGCAGACCAGACCCGGCAAGCCGACCCCGGCACCTAATTCTAAAACGGTGTCGCCGGAAAAGGTAATGTTTTCCCAGATGTACCGGGCCAGGCCTCTGGCTGCGGGCCAGATTTCGGCCCATAAAGGGATGTT
Coding sequences within it:
- the hisG gene encoding ATP phosphoribosyltransferase; the protein is MFYLKLRLGLPKGSLQEATFQLFKRAGFSIAVKSRSYFPSVDDPELEIVLMRAQEIPRYVHEGVLDAGISGLDWIMENEADVVEVAELVYSKQTTNPIRLVLAVANDSDIRTVADLQNKRIATELVRVTKKFLASHGVEAYVEYSYGATEVKVPHLVDAIADLTETGSSLKANNLRVIATILESTPRLHASKKTWEDPWKREKLENLAVLLQGALRADAKVGLKMNVPREKLDDVLALLPAMKHPTISQLVNSDWCAVEVIMDEKKVRDLIPALKRNGAHDIIEYPLTKVIP
- a CDS encoding acetate--CoA ligase family protein codes for the protein MPGNKLEVLDSIFYPRSVAVIGVTESSDRVGYNLLQSLIYSGFQGKIYPIHPRLESLQGLPVYRSLEEVPGPVDVAVIGVNQFATVEVVEQCGKKGVKGVICVAGGFREMGPAGKALEERLIAVARQYNMEVVGPNTLGLINTRANLNATFYPLRLPSGKVSFVSQSGGVGLTILHKAMDEGLGVNKWVGVGNRSTLELSDYLEYLARDDSTAVIGVFVEGTDDARRLVQVAGEVARRKPVVFYKVGRSDTVNLAAVTHTGSMAGSYQMYRQILQQFGLLVVENALEMMAACKALAMAPIPRGNGVGVVTHTAGPSIVLLDEVNLRGGVFPPFAESTMDRIKEVLGQNPPVVLKNPLDAAGQGMQAAAIGRLVEAVLDDPRIDLLVAIYCLHLNWRCPTPELLAAQKRSGKPVVALYISTQEQVREEREVLHSRDIPVYITPEEAAWGVSALLHYALQRGGISR
- a CDS encoding acetate--CoA ligase family protein — protein: MNVAEFLAEARAAGRRYLCEDEVKEILGGVGIPVPPCLLAHNEEEAVERAGELGYPVVLKVRSPLITHKSDTGGVALNLVDSRQVRLAYREIMARARATDPAAAVTVQPMASPGREMIIGVTTDRQFGPVLMCGLGGVFTEILGDVSFRLVPVSPGVARNMIRSLRGYRLLAGYRGAPPADEEALVNILVKISDLVASYPQIQEMDLNPVVVYDRGALVLDARMVLAG
- a CDS encoding rhomboid family intramembrane serine protease, with translation MIPLRDSIRPRRRPFVNWLLILTNLWVFFFKELGLSQAQLSELFYNLGVIPVQVTHALQTGAPLEPLLLPFITAMFLHGGWVHLGGNMLYLWIFGDNVEDRLGHFRFLLFYLLCGMVGSLAHILANPTSPVPVIGASGAIAGVLGGYFVTFRHSRILALVPVFFFLTLMEVPAVIFLALWFVIQLFNGAASLGGVVNPVAWWAHVGGFVAGMILIKLLAPRSRIRNEYPWW
- a CDS encoding inorganic phosphate transporter, which codes for MCEVLILIICLALAFDFINGFHDTANAVATSLATGALTNRLAILLATAMNFLGALTFTGVALTIAEGIVDTAVLFNNPKTILAALLAAIVWNLFTWFGGLPSSSSHALVGALTGATLAATGLMGVNLAGLTTIFQALVLSPPLAVTAGFTVMSIVFSLTRGRTGPRLSRRFKHWQRLAAALQAFSHGTNDAQKTMGVITLALVLTGYQESFVVPLWVKVLSALALALGTSCGGWRIIRTVGRGITHLDPPAGFAADMGSALVIFTATLLGLPVSTTHVISSSITGVGLTRGTKAVSWPTVARILLAWVFTLPATTALGALFYFL
- a CDS encoding dynamin family protein, encoding MSRIFFTETRRQMPLLLDRIHELREKYLLQRPGPSLAIVGAYNTGKSTLINALLQEEISPVDVLPATPCPILFSYGEIFSIHADSRLKPSQSRQRLVSLLRQKNIRVSRVEITLPNPWLKKCSLIDTPGLDAANQNQLLEKIVPAADFILYLFHQRGLDEQDRYFLYRLKGSPFLPSFNRISFWINSNCGHPDGSALVATRTALGEIFGREVPVNYLDTKNKESVENLRLFIETELASLALKELEKLFKEEDKHIPRQLARTLSIKEDGLFLSTFWDIYERARTALETGQQFVMLQQMRSGIRERLAAYNRKVLPAPVSPAAEREAWQTVNFTLIKERLLNLLRRLLKDPALQSLATREHLRELAKSMANDRFFITLWGPFSSGKSTFLNALMEEALLPAQDKSTTSSIIRLHHGPEKLAVAHYPLQVTLSLLDERDGEVFLCREELAVLNGWLKKPPFLKTLRGIEVCTGGKFTRVNIAELSTLLVQTQNLFRPRASPAGINSHVPAITRSIPAKRAIRAVTAVRLSFYNTREKTFRLADPGELAEFRHLMVTPEEALLVDGIDIYHPAEMFKLATFVDTPGTDSVHTRYAKTVAGWLSKSDVHLIFFNGRHMLSPTHRDLLRHTAFPEKLRENCFCVINFADTLNRNEKERVAAFLRRELAPSAPPEIHFISALDALKDKNNFAFNQFLRRLERFVLTQRGEKVLLRRIEQMKELLTMEGYESSPTGRVLEKYCRELEEIRLILKQPGGYRLWKMPASLRKG
- a CDS encoding class I SAM-dependent methyltransferase; protein product: MHGLNVSTREITIFLPGLTLSLLVARNVEDLITDPADEDNIPLWAEIWPAARGLARYIWENITFSGDTVLELGAGVGLPGLVCGLKGARVTFSDYKPEALQLCMANAGLHGVKEADCLLADWRDFKIDRQFDWVIGSDILYDPKFHPFLTDIFNRCLRPGGQLLISHPGRPATFNFLKEWLQENGHVVTEKLIPVTIEDPYFPHYEIYIHHYAMRA